The segment cctCCTCCCATCATCCGAGTCACCATTCGTCTGTCACCACCAAACGCTTCCTTTCTCCATTGCTTTGTCTCCGATACACGATTCGATCTTTCTTCGTCAACAAAGTAGCAAACCCAAAACCGAAAGTCTCGAACTTTCGTATTAGATCCACatcaaaaaaacattttttttttaattcttcgATTAATTTCCTCCTTAGGGTTTATTGAATGGGTTCTGGGTTCTCTCTCTTTACCAATGGTTCATCGTCTTCTCCGTCTCGCGAACGAGATCTGTTAAAGCCTGGTCTCGGTGATTTGCCGGAGAGTTGTGTGGCTTTGATCCTCGAGAAGTTAGATCCGGTCGAGATCTGCAGATTCTCGAAGCTAAACAGAGCCTTTCGCAGCGCCTCCTGGGCCGATTTCGTCTGGGAATCGAAGCTTCCGCATGATTACAGATCGATTCTCGAGAAAATCCTCGGTGGGTTCCCGGAGAAGCTCCGGAAAAGAGACATCTATAACTTCCTCTCTCGTGTTAACTCCTTCGACGACGGCACAAAGGTTCGTCCTTTTTCACAGCTTAAGAGGAAAGTTCATGTCTTGATTCggtttttgatgttttttgttgttgcagaAAGCTTGGGTTGATAAACGAACCAGTGATCTCTGTTTATGCTTATCGGTTAAGGGCTTGTCGGTAACCGGGATTGATGATCGGAGATACTGGAATCACATTCCTTCTGATGAATCTCGGTGAGTTTTCTCACTTTATTACATGTTGCTTATGTTTGTTCACATCTTGTCTTAATGAAATGTTTTTGTTGGTCTCCTTGTAGGTTCTCGTCAGTAGCATACCTTCAGCACGTCTGGTGGTTTCAAGTTGATGGAGAAATCGAGTTCCCGTTCCCAGCTGGAACCTACAGCGTCTTCTTCAGGCTTCATCTAGGCAAACCGGGGAAGCGGTTTGGTTGGAAGGTTTGCAACACTGAGCAGATTCATGGTTGGGATATTAAACCGGTTCAGTTTCAGATTTGGACTGAAGATGGTCAACACTCTTCGTCTCAGTGCAAGTTAACCGAACCAGGAACATGGAGTCACTACCATGCTGGAGACTTTGTGGTCGGGAAAGCGAAAAGCTCGTCTACTAAACTTAAATTCTCGATGACTCAGATTGATTGTACACATACCAAA is part of the Brassica rapa cultivar Chiifu-401-42 chromosome A09, CAAS_Brap_v3.01, whole genome shotgun sequence genome and harbors:
- the LOC103838344 gene encoding F-box protein PP2-A11, which translates into the protein MGSGFSLFTNGSSSSPSRERDLLKPGLGDLPESCVALILEKLDPVEICRFSKLNRAFRSASWADFVWESKLPHDYRSILEKILGGFPEKLRKRDIYNFLSRVNSFDDGTKKAWVDKRTSDLCLCLSVKGLSVTGIDDRRYWNHIPSDESRFSSVAYLQHVWWFQVDGEIEFPFPAGTYSVFFRLHLGKPGKRFGWKVCNTEQIHGWDIKPVQFQIWTEDGQHSSSQCKLTEPGTWSHYHAGDFVVGKAKSSSTKLKFSMTQIDCTHTKGGLCVDSVIVYPSSCKDRLRRF